GCGAATATTCCTCGTCAGTCGTTTCCGTTGAACCGAGCCCGGCCGGCACGCGGCGGCCGGGCCAAACCGTCAATATAGGACGACGGAGCGGATCGACTTGCCCTCGTGCATCAAATCGAAGGCGGTGTTTATCTCGTCCAGCGGCATGGTGTGGGTGATCAGGTCGTCGATGTTGATCTTGCCCTCCATGTACCAGTCCACGATCTTCGGCACGTCGGTGCGGCCGCGCGCGCCGCCAAAGGCCGTGCCCTTCCAGACCCGGCCGGTGACGAGCTGGAAGGGCCGTGTGGCGACTTCCTTGCCGGCCTCGGCCACGCCGATGATGATGGATTCGCCCCAGCCGCGGTGGCAGCACTCCAGCGCCTGGCGCATCACGTTGACGTTGCCCGTCGCGTCGAACGAGAAGTCCGCGCCGCCATCGGTCAGGTCTTGGATGGCCTGCACCACCTTGTCATTGCCGATTTCGGCCGGATTGACGAAATGCGTCATGCCGAACTTGCGCGCCATCTCTTCCTTGCCGGGGTTGATGTCCACGCCGATGATGCGGTCCGCACCCACCATGCGGGCGGCCTGCAGCACGTTGAGGCCGATGCCGCCAAGCCCGAACACCACCACATTGGCGCCCGGCCACACCTTGGCCGTGTAGATGACGGCCCCGATGCCGGTGGTGACGCCGCAGCCGATATAGCAGATCTTGTCGAAGGGGGCGTCCTCGCGCACCTTCGCAACCGCGATCTCGGGCAGCACGGTGAAATTGGAGAAGGTGGAACAGCCCATGTAATGGAACACCTCCCCGCCATGGCAGGCAAAGCGGGACGTGCCGTCCGGCATGACGCCCTGCCCCTGCGTGGCCCGGATGGACGTGCACAGGTTGGAACGGCGCGACAGGCACGTCTTGCACTGCCGGCATTCGGGCGTATAGAGCGGAATCACATGGTCGCCGGGCTTGACGCTGGTGACGCCCGCGCCCACCTCGCGCACGATGCCGGCGCCCTCGTGCCCCAGGATCGCCGGGAACTTGCCTTCGGAATCCAGCCCGGACAGGGTATAGGCATCGGTATGGCAGACGCCCGTCGCCATGATTTCGACAAGCACCTCTCCGGGCCGCGGCCCACCGATCTCGACGGTTTCGATGGTCAGGGGCTTGTTGGCCTCCCAGGCGACGGCGGCACGTGACTGCATTTTCCGGCGATCCTCATTCATGGATGGTCCGGGCGGGGCAGTCCCTGCCATTCGCCCTTCAACTGCAGGGATAGCTGATTCGACCCGGCCCGCGCCACCGTGGCGCGCCTGAATTTCGTCAACGCGCCGCCGGTTGCAGAGCGTACCACAGCGACACCGCGTCAATCTGCTCCTGCGTCATGGACACGGCGATGGGCTCCATCACATGCGCATGCGGCCCGCCCGCCCGGTCGCGGTGCTTCCACAACTCGAGCTGCGCGGCCAGGTACCATTCGGGCTGTCCGGAAAGATACGGATAGTTGGGGTTGGCGGACCGTGCGGCAGCGCCATGGCAGGATTCGCAGGCGGCGATCTTGCGGTCGGGCAGGCCGGCCTCGGCGATCGTTTGCCCCAGTTCGGCCAGACCCTCGGCCTCGTAAGGCGGACCGAAGGCGGAGGCCACATGCACGGTGTCGTCGCTCAACTGCACTTCCAGCGTGCGGTCCGCCGCGACGCTGCCGCGCGGAAGCCGGGCCTTGCCCTCCTCGCCCACCGTGGCGCCGAAGGGCCTGTCGATGGCGGCGGCCTCGTTCCGCGCCGGCGGGGTCTGGCCCGCATACCATTCGGCCAGCCGCGCCAGCATCGCATCGTCGTGGATGCTGGCTGCCGGCTGCATGATGCCGCTGTCGCGGCTGCCAACGGCGAATGCCTTGAGGTTGGCCAGAAGATAAGCCGAAGACTGACCCGCGATCACCGGCACCGAGCCGGCAGGCGGCTGCCCTGCGCCATCCATGCCATGGCAGCGCGCGCAGTCGGCCAGCGCGGTTTCGAACGGGCCGCCGCCACGCCCCGCCCCAGCGGGCGGCCCCTCGCCGAAGGCGAGCGCGCGGTAGCCGTCTTCGTCCAGCGTCGGAAGCGCCCGCAGAAAGGCGACCATGGCCCAGACCTCGTCGGGGCGCGACTGCGTCGTCCAGGCGGGCATGCCCGAATATTTGATGCCATGCCGGACGATCCAGAAAAGCTCCCGGTCGCGCCAGTCGCCGATCTTGTCCGCCAATGGCGGCGGCGGCGGCATCATCGCCGTCATGGCCGCGGATTGCGGCTGGCCCGGCGCGCCGTGGCAGGTAACGCAGTTGGTCTGGAAATGCCCCGCCCCGCGCCGCACGAGGGCCGGGTCGGACAGGCTGACGCCTTCCGGCACCGAGATGCCGATGGACTGCGTGTCCACGGCATTGCCCATGGTCCAGTGCAGGAACCAGCCTACCGGCGCGAAATGCCCGGTGTTGGCGGCAATGGACACGAGGCCCGACCACCCCACGGCCAGCGCCGCGATGCCCGCGCCGATGCCGGCCAGGAGCAGGCGCTTCCATGTCAGGGTCACGGACAATCTCATCGGCAATCCACGATCATCAGGGCCGGCAGCGCGGTGAAGACGACACCCAGGAAGGACAGGCCCGCCAGCAGGAACGAAGAGAATTCCAGGAAGCGTTCGCGCACCTCGGCCGAGTCGCCGTCATGCGGCACGGTGCCGCCATTGGCGCGCCATTCCGAGATCGCCCGCCAGCCGATGACGCCGCAACCGGACAGGGCCGCCACGGTCAGGACGAGGATCAGCACCCGGACGCCGCCGATGGGCTCGAACACCGCGACATTGGGGGCGCATCGCCAGGCCGCCGCCACATAGCAGACCAGGAAGTGCACCGCCCAGATGGTGGGCGTCGCGATCAGCGTCCAGAGATTGTCGCGCGTGCGGTTGCTGACGGCCATCAGGCGGCTCCTCCCGCAAGCGGTACGAGCACCAGCGTTGCGACGGTTATCAGCGCCGTCGCCGCCAGGAAATGGAAATACAGGCGGACATTGGCAAGGTCGATGTCGTAGCGCGGCGTCAGGCGGCCCGTCAGCGTACCGGCCAGGCAGAACCCCAGCATCAGCGCCCCCACTGCGCCGTGCAGGGCCGTCCAGATGGCAAGCAGCCAGACGATGGCCGGATAGACGTGGGCGCGCGGCGCCATGCCGGTGACGTACGGGCCGTACAGCAGTGCAGCCGCGGCGGCCAGCACCAGCACGATGCCGGCAGCCAGCAGGACGCGGGCCGTCGACACCGCTCCGGCGCGCAGCCGCAGGTGCGACAGGATCGCCGCGCCGAAGGCCATCAGGAAGAGCGCCAGCGAGACGCCCGGCCATACCACGCCCGGCCCGGCAAGCTCCGGTCCGGGAAATCGCTCATGGATCGTGAAGTAGAAGAAATAACCGAAGACCAGCGACAGGAAGGCCGTCATGTCGCCGAGCATGGTAATGAACATCGCCCACCAGGAGACCGAGTGCGGACCGGAGACGTAGATGGGCAGCGAAAGGCCCAGCCCGACATCCTTCTCTTCCTTTTCGGGGATGACGCTGGTGGCGCGCCACAGCCAGTGGATGATGGCGGCGACGGCCAGGAACAGCGTGCCGAACATCCACCACCACCAATGGAAGGTGGCCGCGATGAAGCTTGCGCCGAGGAAACCGGCGGCGATCATCGGCACGAAGGACGGGCCCGGAACGCGCAGGCACTGGACCGGCTCTGCATCGAGAACGGTCGTCACGATGGTCTCGCGTTTTCCTTCCTCCGCATCGGGAAGGTAGAAGCGGCCCTTGTCGATATCGTCGATGAAATTCGGCTGGTCCCAGATGGGGTAGCGCGACGAGATGATGGGCACGGACCGGACGCCCCAGGGCTGGTCCGGCACCTCGCCCGCCCATTCCAGCGTGCCGGCGTTCCAGACGTTGCGGTCGGCCAGCGGCCCCTTGCGCGGGCGCAGGACGTCGGCGACGACGATAAGGAAGCCGGCCGCGAAGACGAAGGCGCCGATCGTGGAGACGAGATTGGGGAGATCGAGGTTGATCCCGGCCGGATAGGTCCAGATGCGGCGGGGCATGCCGATCAGGCCCGAAAGATGCATCGGGAAGAAGGCCGTATTGAAGCCGATGAACATCAGCCAGAAGGCCCATTTGCCGGCGCGGGTCGACAGGCGGCGCGACGAGACGATGGGCCAGTAATAATAGAGGCCGGCGAGGATGGGAAAGAGCACGCCGCCGATGATGACGTAATGCAG
This genomic window from Aureimonas sp. OT7 contains:
- a CDS encoding S-(hydroxymethyl)glutathione dehydrogenase/class III alcohol dehydrogenase, which encodes MQSRAAVAWEANKPLTIETVEIGGPRPGEVLVEIMATGVCHTDAYTLSGLDSEGKFPAILGHEGAGIVREVGAGVTSVKPGDHVIPLYTPECRQCKTCLSRRSNLCTSIRATQGQGVMPDGTSRFACHGGEVFHYMGCSTFSNFTVLPEIAVAKVREDAPFDKICYIGCGVTTGIGAVIYTAKVWPGANVVVFGLGGIGLNVLQAARMVGADRIIGVDINPGKEEMARKFGMTHFVNPAEIGNDKVVQAIQDLTDGGADFSFDATGNVNVMRQALECCHRGWGESIIIGVAEAGKEVATRPFQLVTGRVWKGTAFGGARGRTDVPKIVDWYMEGKINIDDLITHTMPLDEINTAFDLMHEGKSIRSVVLY
- a CDS encoding c-type cytochrome; translation: MTLTWKRLLLAGIGAGIAALAVGWSGLVSIAANTGHFAPVGWFLHWTMGNAVDTQSIGISVPEGVSLSDPALVRRGAGHFQTNCVTCHGAPGQPQSAAMTAMMPPPPPLADKIGDWRDRELFWIVRHGIKYSGMPAWTTQSRPDEVWAMVAFLRALPTLDEDGYRALAFGEGPPAGAGRGGGPFETALADCARCHGMDGAGQPPAGSVPVIAGQSSAYLLANLKAFAVGSRDSGIMQPAASIHDDAMLARLAEWYAGQTPPARNEAAAIDRPFGATVGEEGKARLPRGSVAADRTLEVQLSDDTVHVASAFGPPYEAEGLAELGQTIAEAGLPDRKIAACESCHGAAARSANPNYPYLSGQPEWYLAAQLELWKHRDRAGGPHAHVMEPIAVSMTQEQIDAVSLWYALQPAAR
- a CDS encoding cbb3-type cytochrome c oxidase subunit I; the encoded protein is MAGGAEVSDTTAIPPASTRDQNDPEVRKGQEKRLIATWETPPGWRYWSDVNNTTVGVWYTATAFAFLLFAGVLGLMIRVQLAVPDNDFLTATFYNQVYTLHGTVMMFLFAVPIFEAVAIILLPQMLGARDLPFPRLSAFGYWCFLIGGIFVCGSIFFDSAPDSGWFMYPPLTTQERFTPGYGADIWLLGLSFIEVASIAAAVELIVGTLKCRPPGMRLNLMPPYAWYVLVVAAMILFAFPPLIAGDILFEMERLFDWAFFDPERGGDPLLWQHLFWIFGHPEVYIIFLPSIALFAMIIPTFAQRPLLGYSWIVLAAVGTGFLSFGLWAHHMFTTGLPAISLGFFSAASEAVAIPTGVQIFVFLATCLTGRVIYSVPMLFVSGSLAVFVLGGLTGVMVALAPFDWQAHDTYFIVAHLHYVIIGGVLFPILAGLYYYWPIVSSRRLSTRAGKWAFWLMFIGFNTAFFPMHLSGLIGMPRRIWTYPAGINLDLPNLVSTIGAFVFAAGFLIVVADVLRPRKGPLADRNVWNAGTLEWAGEVPDQPWGVRSVPIISSRYPIWDQPNFIDDIDKGRFYLPDAEEGKRETIVTTVLDAEPVQCLRVPGPSFVPMIAAGFLGASFIAATFHWWWWMFGTLFLAVAAIIHWLWRATSVIPEKEEKDVGLGLSLPIYVSGPHSVSWWAMFITMLGDMTAFLSLVFGYFFYFTIHERFPGPELAGPGVVWPGVSLALFLMAFGAAILSHLRLRAGAVSTARVLLAAGIVLVLAAAAALLYGPYVTGMAPRAHVYPAIVWLLAIWTALHGAVGALMLGFCLAGTLTGRLTPRYDIDLANVRLYFHFLAATALITVATLVLVPLAGGAA